The window AGCCGGCAACTCGTTGGCCTGGCCGTCCCACAGCCGTGGCACGAAGGGCCCCGAGATGACCGCGTCGAGGATCCCCAACCCCACCAGGTCGAGCCAGGATTGGGTGGCGGCCAGGCCGCACACCCACGTGGTAACGCGCAGTCCTGCCGTCCGGGCAGCGATCCCCAGCGCTGCCATGCCGATCACCGCGACGCCGAACTGCAGCCAGAGGGTGGCCCCGGTTCTGGCAACCGCGCACAGCAGCCCGACGTAGGCCGCGCCACCCAGAATGAGCTGGGTGCTGACCAGCGGGCGTCCTAGCGCCGAGCGTCGGGTGGCCACCGTGCTGCCCAGCGCCGCCGCCCCCACCGCTACCGCGCCCAGGGCGGTGAAGACGCGCGCGTCCACCGATGACCACCCGGCCAGATCGACCCGGCGGATCGCCCAGACGTCCAGCGTGAGATTCAGCAGGGTGCTGGCCCACAGCGTTTCGGCGGAGCCGCGCAGACCCCTGCGGGTCACCGCCGCGGCCGCGAGGCCGAAGATCGCGGTCACCGCGGCCAGCACCGCGGCCTTCGCGCCGAGCGACAGCGTTCCCCAGGACACCGACACGAAGATGACCGCCGCGACCAGCAGGCACAGCCCCCCGAGGCCGAGCACGATGGCCGCCCCGCTCGCCGCCGGCAACCGCCTGCCGCCGGCGGCGACAGGGGCCGGATAGCCGGGGAACGCGCCGGCGCCGCCGACCTGCCCTGGCGCGGCGGTCGCTACGGGCGCCGCCGACACCCACTCACCCTGCTGCTGGGGAACGCCCTGCGGGGGAACGCCCTGCTGGGGAACGCCCCGCGGGGGCACGGCCTGCGGGGGCACGGACTGCTGGGGGACGGCCTGGGACTCGAATCGCAGCTGCGCCATCGTCTGGTCAGCCGCGACCAGTTGCTCCGCGAGCCGGCTGGCGGTGGGGCTGGTCAGCAGCAGCCCGCATCCGGCGCACCTCGGTGTAGCGGCGGTGATCGGCATGCCGCAATCCGGACAGCGGTGGGGTGTGAAGAACCGGTGGCGGTCGGCGGTGGGATAGGTCACGACGCTCCTATCGGTGAAGTCCGGCCGCCGGACAGGCCCGGTAGGGGCGAAGCTAGCCCACTCACGTCATCGCGGTACAGGTCCTAAGGGCAGCAGTACCGCGTAGTGCAGGCTCGGGGGCGGGCACCCTGTCGTGTCGGGAGCGGGCCTCAGGCAGCCGGGGACTTGCGCAGGACCTTCTCGACCCGGTCGGCGACCGCCAGCAGCCAGTCCCGATGCGATGTCCAGCCATTGAACTGAATCCGGTACCCGAGGCCGAGCCGCGTCAGCTGGGCGTCCAAGGCGTCCTCGGACGGGTACTGACGGATGATGTCCGTAATCTCGAGACGCAGGTTCACGGCATCGCTGTGTTCCGATTGCACGAAGTCGTCTACGGCCTGCCATGGATCGGCATAATCGTCGGTCCAGTCCTCGTTCAAATAGCCGCCGAGGAGCTGTTCCAACGCTTCGTATTCCGTCACATGATCACCATCGCAGTATGAATCCGGTACCCGAGGCCCAAAGCATCAGATCTCCGGAGCACAACCCGTATCACCGAGGATTCTAGGGGATCAGCCGCAGGGGCGAGTAGCACGGAGCCACATACCTGTGGGGTGGGACTTGAAATCAAAAGCGTGCGTTTCGGCCCTGCAAGCCAGCTCTGAATTCTCTTGTCATGGGCGTTTAGAACTTCGGCGATGGAGTTCTCGGCGACTTCTCGGTTGTAGAAAGTGGATGCGCCTTTGATCTCCGGTTCGGTGGCTAACCGCTTGCGCAGGAACTCGGGACTCTTGCCGACATGCTTGGCCAGGGTGTGGCCGCCGTTCACGCCTTCGTGGGCTGCCAGGCCGCCGCCTGGAACAAGGTGGGTGACGTTGCCCGCAGCTCGCAAGCCGCGGACGGCGCTGCCGCCGATAGGAATGGCGGCGGCTAGTTGCAGGCCGAGGGTGGCGTTGCTGACCTGTTCGCCCTGGGTCCGGCGGGTGGCGTCGACGGCTAGCTGGGTCAGGGCCAGCACGGTGGCCACGGCCAGGCACGCGCCGGCCGCGGGTGGGCAGATGAGCAGCAGGCCCAGGCCCAGCACGGTGAGGTCGGTGGCGAGGGTGCTGAGGCAGTCGGAGATGTTGGCCAGGGTGGGGTTGGCCAGGGCCCGCTGGTAGGGGCTGAGGTGGCGGGCGACGGCGCCGGTCAGCTGCTGCGCCCATGCCGCCCAGCCGGACCGGTCCCGGGTCGGGTCCGCTTCGTCGGCCTCGAACAGCGCCCGGATGCAGCGGTCCAGGGCGTCGGCCCACCGGTCGTAGCCGGCCTTGAAGTTCCGGGCGAGGAGCAGCAGTTCGGCGGTGTCCGCTCGGCTGGCCGACAGCCCGGTGGCCTCAAGATCGACCCTGGTGACATCGCGTGAAGCCAGCTCGTCGTGGCGCTGTCGCAGCCGGTGACGGACGGCACGCAGCCAGGGCGCGGTCTCGTCCAGGGCCCCGGCGTAGGCGTGCAGCGCGCTGGCGTAATGCTCGTAGCGGTCGGCGGTGGCCGACATGGAGGGGGTCCGGTCTCGGAGCTGCTCGACGAAGGCCCGGTGAGCGGCGCCGGTCCACAGCGGCGTGTCAGCGCTGGACAGCAGCGCCGAGGCGGCGCGGCGCAAGTCGGCGGCAGTGCGGCCGCAGCGGTGGGCGGCGGCGCGGATCCGCACCGGGTC of the Jatrophihabitans sp. genome contains:
- a CDS encoding contact-dependent growth inhibition system immunity protein, giving the protein MTEYEALEQLLGGYLNEDWTDDYADPWQAVDDFVQSEHSDAVNLRLEITDIIRQYPSEDALDAQLTRLGLGYRIQFNGWTSHRDWLLAVADRVEKVLRKSPAA
- a CDS encoding RNase A-like domain-containing protein; translated protein: MTASRFELPGDGLLAARACLDQRMPAGDPVRIRAAAHRCGRTAADLRRAASALLSSADTPLWTGAAHRAFVEQLRDRTPSMSATADRYEHYASALHAYAGALDETAPWLRAVRHRLRQRHDELASRDVTRVDLEATGLSASRADTAELLLLARNFKAGYDRWADALDRCIRALFEADEADPTRDRSGWAAWAQQLTGAVARHLSPYQRALANPTLANISDCLSTLATDLTVLGLGLLLICPPAAGACLAVATVLALTQLAVDATRRTQGEQVSNATLGLQLAAAIPIGGSAVRGLRAAGNVTHLVPGGGLAAHEGVNGGHTLAKHVGKSPEFLRKRLATEPEIKGASTFYNREVAENSIAEVLNAHDKRIQSWLAGPKRTLLISSPTPQVCGSVLLAPAADPLESSVIRVVLRRSDALGLGYRIHTAMVIM